GGTGTGACCGCGCTCGGCTCAACTGTCAAAGCCGCGCACGACCAGGCCTATATGGCCGTTGACCTCATTGGATGGGATGACGGATTTTGCCGACGAGACATTGGCTGGCGGGCCATTGAACGCGAAAAATAGGCGCTTTTACACTGCTTTCATTGGCAAAACGTTAACCATTCCTGAAAACTGCTTGAAAAGGCTTGTGTGCTAATTTCCGGTCAACAAACCTGGAGAGCGACATGCAGCGCCTTATCGTATTGACTTCTTTTTTTGCACTGACAGCAGGCCCGGCGCTTGCCGGCGACGCGGTGCTTGACATCAAGACCAAGAGTGTCGGAGCCGGCAATGTCATCACGGTGGATTGCTCGCACTGTCCGCCGCTGAAGGAAAAAGACACCGGCCCCGATGTCCATGGCGTCGAACTCGTCGAAACCGAAATCGGCGGTACACGAAAGGTCGTGCAGACCGACAACATGATGGGCGGCAGCGCCGTGCGCTATGTCCGGGCAGCTACCCCCGAGGGCAGTTATTCCGGTGAAGCGGTCACGCAGACTGCCGGAGGCACATCCGTTACCGGCGGCAACAGCCACGGCACGATCCATATTGAGCGCGGTGTGACGCCTATTGTTGCCGATGGCGGAACCACTTTCAGTGGCGGCGGTGAATTCAACGTTGAAGAAGTCGGCAATGCCAATGAGCGCCGCGACGGCGTGGACGGCGCATCGCAGACCTCTTCGGTCAACATGAACGACGCCCAGCACGACAATGCTGGTGCGGAAACGGTGGAAGGCGGTGAAGAGCCGCATAATCCGGGCCCCGAAATCATCGATCTTCGTCCGACCCACTAGCTTCCACAGCACTTGCAGACAATCAAAAAGGGGTGACGTTCAGTCACCTCTTTTTCTTTTGATACAGATGGTTATCCGGATATCTTCGAGAAATCCGCGACTTTTTCGGTGGCTGTGCGGATGCGGCGCAACAACGCCAGGCGGTTGGCGCGTACGGCACCGTCCTGCGCGTTGACGAGCACTTCGTCGAAAAAGGCATCCACCGGCTTGCGCAGGTCGCCCAGCGCCCGCATTGCGGCGGCAAAATCCTCACCCGCAACCGCAGAAGCAGCACCGCCCTCGGCCGTGTCGACGGCTGCGGACAACTCCTTTTCAGCCGTTTCGGTCAAAAGATCAGGATCGACGGCATCGGCAATCGGCGTGTTCTTCTTTTCCTCCGCCGAAAGAATGTTGGCGGCCCGCTTGGTGCCGGCGAGCAGATTTTGCCCGTCGTCTGTCTCCAGTAACTGTCCGAGCGCCTCTACCCGCTTGCACACCATCAACAGGTCATCGGTCTGCGGCGAAATCACAGCGTCAATGAGATCGTGACGGGCTCCATTGTCACGCAGATAGACCTTCAGGCGATCATGGAAAAAGGAAAGAAGGTCATCGCTGACGCCGATTTTCGCCAATGGCAGGCGGATATCGTTTTCCAGAATCAGTCGAATGACACCCAGGGCCGCGCGGCGCAGCGCATAGGGATCCTTGGAGCCTGTCGGCTTTTCGTCGATTGACCAGAAACCGGTCAGCGTATCCAGTTTGTCAGCCAGGGCGACCGTTACGGCAACCGGGTCCGTCGGCACATCGTCGGATGGTCCCTGCGGCTTATAATGATCCTCTATCGCAGCGGCGATATCCTCTGCTTCACCCTGCAGCAGCGCATATTTACGGCCCATCGTGCCCTGCAACTCGGGGAATTCGAACACCGCTTCGGTTGTCAGATCCGCCTTTGCCAGCAGTACGGCACGATCGATCTTTTCTGCCTGTGCCGCATCGCCGCCGAGGAAGGTGCCGAGCCTTTCCGCCAGCTTGCGGATACGCGCAACGCGCTGGCCCTGTGTTCCGAGCTTGGCGTGGAATGTCACATCAAGCGCGTCGAGCTTCGCCATGCGCTGATCGAGGGGCTTGGACAGGTCGAGAGCAAAATGCTCCGCCGAACGGGCGAGCGTCTCGAGATCCGGCAGGTCCACCTGATCGGTTTTCCAGAAATGCAGCGCATCGGCGAGCCGCGCCCGCACCACCTTGCCGTTTCCGTGAGCGATCTCCCTGCCGCCGTCACTTGCTTCGATATTGGCGGTGATGATGAACCTGTTGCTCAGCGTATCCTTCTGAGCCTGGGGACGCAGAACGAAGCATTTCTGGTTTTCCCGGATGGTCAGGCGTATGACCTCGGGCGGAATCGAAAGGAATTCCTCTTCAAACTCTCCCATCAGGATCACCGGCCACTCCACCAGTCCCGAGACTTCGTCGAGAAGCGCATCGTCTTCGACCAGCTCGAAACCTTGCGCAAAGGCCAGATTGCGGGCGTCCGACAGAATGATTTCGCGCCGGCGGCCGGCATCAAGCACGACCTTCGCCTTTTCGAGCTGGTCGACATAGTCGGAGAAGCGCCGCACGGTGATGGGTTCGGGCGCGTGAAAGCGATGACCATAGGTGACATTGCCGGCCTTCAGGCCATCGATCTCGAAATCAACCACGACCGGTTCTTCCGTTTCCGGTCCAAAGGTGCACAGGATCGATTGCAACGGCCTGACCCAGCGCAGCGCACCCGGCTGAGCCGATGCTTTCCCCCAGCGCATGGATTTCGGCCACGGGAAATTGCGGATGATCCCCGGCATCAGTTCAGCAATGATGGTTTCCGCGTCGCGACCTGGTTTCTCAATGATTGCGACGTAGAAATCTCCCTTCTTGGGGTCGGATTTGACCGTCGCCTCATCGGCAGAGGCCAGTCCGACACCACGAAGAAAGCCGGCTATTGCCTTTTCAGGCGCATCGGTTCGCGGCCCTTTGCGTTCCTCACGTATGTCCGCAGAGCGAGCGGTGACGCCGCGCACATCGAGGGTCAACCGGCGCGGCGTCCAGTATTCGCGGGCCGCTTCATAGGTCAATCCGGCATCGACAAGCCCGTCGGTCACCAGTTTTTTCAGATCACCCGCAGCCTTGCGCTGCATGCGGGCGGGAATTTCTTCGGATCGAAGTTCTAAGAGTAGATCGGGCATCGTCTTTACGTCGTTTTCAGGAACCGATTGGCATCTTTGTCATTCTAAGCCGGCACCAAGACCGCCGGCCTCGGTTTTGAGGAACGCCTCCCCGCACATTTTTGAGAGATCGCGCACCCGCAAGATGTAACTCTGGCGTTCCGTTACCGAGATGACACCACGTGCATCCAAGAGGTTGAAGACATGGGACGCCTTGATGCACTGATCATAGGCCGGGAGCACGCAGTCATGCCGCTCCGGATTGGTTGCGCCGCGTTCAAGAAGCGCGCGGCACTCGGCCTCCGCATCGTCGAAATGCCGCAGCAAAATCGCCGTATCGGCAAACTCGAAATTATAGCGCGAATACTCTTGTTCGGCCTGCAGGAACACTTCGCCGTAGGTAACCTTGTCCTCGCCGCTTCCACCATTGAAGTTCAGGTCATAGACATTGTCGACGCTCTGCACATACATGGCGAGCCGCTCAAGGCCGTAGGTCAGTTCACCGGCAACCGGAGAGCATTCTATACCGCAGACCTGCTGGAAATATGTGAACTGCGAAACCTCCATGCCATCGCACCAGCATTCCCAGCCAAGACCCCAGGCGCCCAGCGTCGGGCTTTCCCAGTCATCCTCGACGAAGCGCAGATCATGCAGCTTCGGATCAATGCCGATCGCCTCAAGCGAACCCAGATAAAGCTCCTGCAGATTAGGCGGCGATGGCTTGAGCAGCACCTGATACTGGTAATAGTGCTGAAGCCGGTTCGGGTTTTCACCATAGCGGCCGTCCGTCGGCCGTCTTGACGGCTGAACATAGGCGGCATTCCAGGGACGCGGCCCCAGGGAGCGCAACGTCGTTGCCGGATGAAAGGTGCCGGCCCCCACCTCCATATCGTAGGGCTGCAGGATCACGCAGCCATATTCGGCCCAGTAATTATGCAGCGCCAGGATGAGACCCTGGAACGAGTTGGTTGGATCAAGGTTTGTTGATTGCGCGCGCGCGGACGTGGTCATCGGTTCGGTCCGGTTCGAATTGAAGTGCGCGACAGGTGCCACGCACGCCCAGCGCGGTCAAGGGTTTAGCGCAAGATGCGCGATCTTACTGCTCGTCCTCGTCGCGTTCGAGCCGGTACTCGCCGGTCTTTGGGTCCTTTACGAGCGTGCCTTGCGCACCGGTTTCCGATTCCTTTTCCTGCCTGCGCACCGATTTGCTGACGCGCTCGGCTTCCTTCAGGAAGCGCTTGTAACCCATCCAGCCGACAATCAGCACGGCTATAAAGAGTAGTATCTGGACCATTATTCGCCTCCCCGCGACGATTGCCGATTATCGTCAGCGAACCTTGGTCGCGCAAGCGCATCGCAACGTCAAAGCCCGTAGCGCGACCATAGGGCGCGATCCTCCACGGCTTCGACCAGTCCCGACGCCGCTGCACCCGCAATACGCGTCGAAAGCTCTCCGGTTCCGGCACCGGTCACCCGGCGCCCGAACAGGCCGCGCGGCATGGTTATCAGTCTGAACCTTGTCTTCTCGCCGTAACGGTCCTTCAGCACGGACCGCATGTCGCCAAGCGAATCGACGAGACCAAGCTCCTTGCCCTTGAGCCCGGACCAGAACAGTCCGCTGAACAGATCGTCATTGTCGGCGAGTCTTTCGCCGCGGCGTTCCTTGACCATGTCGATAAAGACCTGATGGACTTCGAGCTGCAGCGATTTAAGGTGATCGATATCGGCTTTTTTCTCCGGCTGGAACGGGTCGAGCGTGACCTTGTTCTTGCCGGCGGTGTAAACACGGCGGTCGACGCCGATCTTCTTGATCATCTCATCGAAACCGAAACCTGACGAAACGACACCGATGGATCCGACAATGGATGACGGATCGGCGACAATTTCATCTCCGGCAAGCGCAATCATATACCCGCCGGATGCGGCCAGATCCTCGACAAAGACGTAGACTTTCTTTTCCTTTTCCTGTGCCAGGTCGCGGATGCGCCTGAAAATAAGCCGCGACTGGACAGGCGAGCCTCCGGGCGAATTGACCAGTATAGCGACCGCCGGCGCTTTCTTGTCGGCAAAGGCTTTTTCCAGCAAAGGAGCAGCGGTGGCGATGTTGAGCGCCGGCCGAAACTGCGATCCGCCCGCCATGATCACGCCCTGAAGCCGTACCACGGGGATCGTTGTGTCACTGGACCTGAGGAAACGCGGTAGAAGAGATTTATAGAAAGCCATCAATAGAGCCCGTATCCGATATCGAATGACCCCTGATGTATGTATTTTCCGTCAAAACACAATGCCGCCTATGCGCCGGCTATCGGCGTGCCAGGAACGCCCGGCCATTGATCAGGTCATCAACAAACGGTGAATAGCCGCCCGCCTTGTCATCGTGAACGAAAAGCGGCGGCCGGATCGACAGGCGGGCGCGGCTCCCGGCAATGGCGCTCGCCAGTATCCGGATCGCCTCCTCGCCCGGCCTTGGATGGACCGGGACGATATGCAAACCGCCGAAGCGGCCGGTACAGGCGGCTAGGATCTGTTCCAGCGATTGCGGTCTGGCAATCAGGGACAACTGCCCGCCCGGCTTGCACACCGCACCTGCCGTGCGTATCCACTGCGCCCACATATCCTTCGGCATGGCGTGAGCTTCGGCCTTGAGGCGATCAGGCGTGACACGGTCGGCCGCATCGTTGAAGGGCGGGTTCATGATAATATGATCAAAACCCGCATCGGCCAGCCCGGCTGCGATACGTTCGCGCCCACTCAGTGTGACATCGGCTTCTACAATACTGATTTTTTTTGCAAATTCAGCATTTTGCGGCAATTGTGCCGACTGCCGGGCAAACTGGGCCATTTCCCGCGACCGTTCGACAAGAATGACCTCAAGATCCGGCGTCCTGCTTGCAACGGCGATGCCTGCGGCACCGCAGCCGGCGCCGAAATCGGCCAGCCGGCCTTTGGCTTCCGGCGGCACAAGCGATGCCAGGAGCATAGCGTCGATACCGGCCCGATGGCCCTTGCCCCTGGGTTGCGCCAAAAAGAAACGGCCACGGTGGAACGCATCGACAGTTGCCTCGGGCAACCGGTTTTCACCGGGCCCGCTGCTCATCTCTCGCGCAGCTCATCGCCAAGACCCGCCCCTTCGACGAGTTGGCGCGCTTCGTTCACCCGGTCGGCATCCACCAGGAGGCGGCGCGACAGGGCGTTGATTGATCCGTCAAGCACGCTCATATTCTCGTCGGCGATGAAGTACTGAATTCCGGCCTCCTTAAGAAGCGTACCGACGAAGGAAAGCGTGACAACGTTGTTCGTTCGGATCAGTTCCTCCATAAACTCAAACACCTTTCAGACTTGCAATCACCATTTCGGTGACAATTTACAGTTTGGTCGAGCGCTGTTTGCCATATATGCGAACTGGAAGTGGTTTTGTCATCACAGTCACGGGACTGCACGATAAATTGAGGTGTTGTCACTCAACAATGGGGTTAAGTGCGTCGATTCTTCACTTGTCCCGCAACCGGCCAGTTTCTATTGTCTTTTGCAGTGTATCAAGGAGTCTGCATTTTGGGCGTTGTCATTCCGCTTGAGGATAAAAACAGAAACACCGCGTCTATCAAACCGCTGGTGGATCTTACAAAACCCGACATGGGACGGGTCAACCAGTTGATCCTTGAAA
This portion of the Hoeflea prorocentri genome encodes:
- a CDS encoding plant virulence effector HPE1-like domain-containing protein, which codes for MQRLIVLTSFFALTAGPALAGDAVLDIKTKSVGAGNVITVDCSHCPPLKEKDTGPDVHGVELVETEIGGTRKVVQTDNMMGGSAVRYVRAATPEGSYSGEAVTQTAGGTSVTGGNSHGTIHIERGVTPIVADGGTTFSGGGEFNVEEVGNANERRDGVDGASQTSSVNMNDAQHDNAGAETVEGGEEPHNPGPEIIDLRPTH
- the glyS gene encoding glycine--tRNA ligase subunit beta, whose amino-acid sequence is MPDLLLELRSEEIPARMQRKAAGDLKKLVTDGLVDAGLTYEAAREYWTPRRLTLDVRGVTARSADIREERKGPRTDAPEKAIAGFLRGVGLASADEATVKSDPKKGDFYVAIIEKPGRDAETIIAELMPGIIRNFPWPKSMRWGKASAQPGALRWVRPLQSILCTFGPETEEPVVVDFEIDGLKAGNVTYGHRFHAPEPITVRRFSDYVDQLEKAKVVLDAGRRREIILSDARNLAFAQGFELVEDDALLDEVSGLVEWPVILMGEFEEEFLSIPPEVIRLTIRENQKCFVLRPQAQKDTLSNRFIITANIEASDGGREIAHGNGKVVRARLADALHFWKTDQVDLPDLETLARSAEHFALDLSKPLDQRMAKLDALDVTFHAKLGTQGQRVARIRKLAERLGTFLGGDAAQAEKIDRAVLLAKADLTTEAVFEFPELQGTMGRKYALLQGEAEDIAAAIEDHYKPQGPSDDVPTDPVAVTVALADKLDTLTGFWSIDEKPTGSKDPYALRRAALGVIRLILENDIRLPLAKIGVSDDLLSFFHDRLKVYLRDNGARHDLIDAVISPQTDDLLMVCKRVEALGQLLETDDGQNLLAGTKRAANILSAEEKKNTPIADAVDPDLLTETAEKELSAAVDTAEGGAASAVAGEDFAAAMRALGDLRKPVDAFFDEVLVNAQDGAVRANRLALLRRIRTATEKVADFSKISG
- a CDS encoding glycine--tRNA ligase subunit alpha gives rise to the protein MTTSARAQSTNLDPTNSFQGLILALHNYWAEYGCVILQPYDMEVGAGTFHPATTLRSLGPRPWNAAYVQPSRRPTDGRYGENPNRLQHYYQYQVLLKPSPPNLQELYLGSLEAIGIDPKLHDLRFVEDDWESPTLGAWGLGWECWCDGMEVSQFTYFQQVCGIECSPVAGELTYGLERLAMYVQSVDNVYDLNFNGGSGEDKVTYGEVFLQAEQEYSRYNFEFADTAILLRHFDDAEAECRALLERGATNPERHDCVLPAYDQCIKASHVFNLLDARGVISVTERQSYILRVRDLSKMCGEAFLKTEAGGLGAGLE
- a CDS encoding S49 family peptidase — translated: MAFYKSLLPRFLRSSDTTIPVVRLQGVIMAGGSQFRPALNIATAAPLLEKAFADKKAPAVAILVNSPGGSPVQSRLIFRRIRDLAQEKEKKVYVFVEDLAASGGYMIALAGDEIVADPSSIVGSIGVVSSGFGFDEMIKKIGVDRRVYTAGKNKVTLDPFQPEKKADIDHLKSLQLEVHQVFIDMVKERRGERLADNDDLFSGLFWSGLKGKELGLVDSLGDMRSVLKDRYGEKTRFRLITMPRGLFGRRVTGAGTGELSTRIAGAAASGLVEAVEDRALWSRYGL
- a CDS encoding tRNA1(Val) (adenine(37)-N6)-methyltransferase; this translates as MSSGPGENRLPEATVDAFHRGRFFLAQPRGKGHRAGIDAMLLASLVPPEAKGRLADFGAGCGAAGIAVASRTPDLEVILVERSREMAQFARQSAQLPQNAEFAKKISIVEADVTLSGRERIAAGLADAGFDHIIMNPPFNDAADRVTPDRLKAEAHAMPKDMWAQWIRTAGAVCKPGGQLSLIARPQSLEQILAACTGRFGGLHIVPVHPRPGEEAIRILASAIAGSRARLSIRPPLFVHDDKAGGYSPFVDDLINGRAFLARR
- a CDS encoding DUF2007 domain-containing protein; the protein is MEELIRTNNVVTLSFVGTLLKEAGIQYFIADENMSVLDGSINALSRRLLVDADRVNEARQLVEGAGLGDELRER